A single Triticum dicoccoides isolate Atlit2015 ecotype Zavitan chromosome 2A, WEW_v2.0, whole genome shotgun sequence DNA region contains:
- the LOC119353145 gene encoding protein MALE DISCOVERER 2-like translates to MMDDPPPSSLHRLPVPPPPPLLLLLLLMLVSVSCPLARAAAAAGGGLGGAQEWGASTDAASVELRNSHPRRLLQITFPPSLMPPTRAPGHKKRGRHPRAPSPAPSPSPFAAPPKASPLLAPPHVVRPLPSTPQPSHDPQVAAPVNPLHRHSWRAYGLVTAGGASLLVMTAAFAVYCRAKKVGTVRPWVTGLSGQLQRAFVTGVPSLKRSELEAACEDFSNIIGSTANCMLYKGTLSSGVEIAVVSSLISSKNDWSKECESQYRKKISSLSKVGHKNFINLLGYCEEENPFTRAMVFEYAPNGTLFEHLHVREAENLDWMARLRISMGIAYCLEQMHKLNPPVVPRSFSSTTIHLTDDFAAKVSDLDFWNGTKGSDSVTDDCIMLDAESIVHQYGIILLEILTGRVPFPEQDLPLEQWASIYFEGKMPLAELMDSSLGSFPEETARALCDVARSCIDPDPSKRPRMAQVAAQMKEITAVGPEGATPKVSPLWWAELEIMSAEAT, encoded by the exons ATGATGGACGACCCGCCGCCCTCCTCGCTCCACCGGcttcccgtgccgccgccgccgccgctgctgcttctGCTTCTGTTGATGCTGGTCTCCGTCTCCTGCCCGCTCGCCCGCGCCGCCGCAG CGGCTGGAGGAGGACTTGGTGGTGCTCAGGAATGGGGCGCGAGCACGGACGCCGCTTCCGTTGAACTCAG AAATTCGCATCCAAGAAGACTGCTACAGATAACCTTCCCACCATCTCTCATGCCGCCGACTCGAGCTCCTGGCCACAAGAAGCGCGGGCGTCACCCAAGAGCACCCTCGCCCGCTCCATCGCCGTCGCCGTTCGCCGCTCCGCCGAAAGCCTCGCCATTGTTAGCCCCTCCACATGTGGTCAGGCCTCTGCCTTCCACCCCACAGCCAAGTCATGATCCTCAAGTTGCTGCCCCAGTCAACCCTTTGCATAGGCATTCCTGGAGAGCCTACGGTTTGGTCACGGCGGGTGGTGCATCTCTCCTTGTCATGACAGCGGCGTTTGCTGTGTACTGCCGGGCGAAGAAAGTGGGTACTGTGAGGCCTTGGGTCACAGGGCTAAGCGGGCAACTGCAGCGAGCATTTGTGACAG GTGTGCCTTCACTGAAACGGTCAGAGCTGGAAGCAGCCTGTGAGGATTTCAGCAATATAATTGGTTCTACGGCTAACTGCATGTTGTATAAGGGAACATTGTCAAGCGGAGTCGAAATAGCGGTTGTGTCAAGTTTAATATCATCTAAGAATGATTGGTCAAAAGAATGTGAATCCCAGTACAGGAAAAAG ATCTCGAGTTTATCCAAAGTGGGCCACAAGAATTTTATAAATCTGCTTGGCTACTGTGAAGAAGAAAATCCTTTCACCAGAGCTATGGTGTTTGAATATGCTCCAAATGGAACCCTTTTCGAGCATCTCCATG TTAGAGAAGCTGAGAATCTGGACTGGATGGCACGACTTAGAATATCGATGGGGATAGCATACTGTCTCGAGCAAATGCACAAGCTCAATCCACCCGTCGTGCCAAGGAGCTTCAGCTCAACAACTATCCACCTCACCGATGATTTCGCCGCAAAGGTTTCAGATCTTGATTTCTGGAATGGCACCAAGGGATCCGATTCCGTCACCGACGACTGCATCATGTTGGACGCGGAGAGCATCGTGCATCAGTATGGCATTATACTGCTGGAGATATTAACCGGGAGAGTACCCTTCCCTGAGCAAGACCTGCCACTTGAACAGTGGGCGTCCATCTATTTTGAAGGCAAGATGCCTCTTGCAGAGCTGATGGACTCGAGCCTGGGCTCCTTCCCTGAAGAAACCGCGCGCGCGTTGTGCGACGTCGCGAGGTCCTGCATCGACCCGGACCCGAGCAAGAGACCGCGGATGGCGCAGGTGGCGGCGCAGATGAAGGAGATCACAGCGGTGGGGCCTGAGGGCGCGACTCCGAAGGTGTCGCCGCTGTGGTGGGCTGAGCTTGAGATCATGTCTGCTGAAGCTACCTGA
- the LOC119353146 gene encoding ubiquitin-activating enzyme E1 3 isoform X2, which translates to MLPSKRPSDAAAGDENGRGGDAKRPRLGETEGAGGGGGSNGAAPQEIDEDLHSRQLAVYGRETMRRLFASDVLVSGLNGLGAEIAKNLALAGVKSVTIHDVKTVEMWDLSGNFFLSEDDIGKNRAAACVAKLQELNNAVLISALTEELTTEHLSKFQAVVFTDIDLDKAYEFDDYCHNHQPPISFIKSEVCGLFGSVFCDFGPKFTVLDVDGEDPHTGIIASISNDNPALISCVDDERLEFQDGDLVVFSEVHGMTELNDGKPRKVKNARPFSFSIEEDTSNFGIYVKGGIVTQVKEPKVLCFKALRDAMTDPGEVLLSDFSKFERPPVLHLAFQALDKFKKDHGRCPAAGCEEDAHSFLKIAAAINEASADRKLDTIDEKLFRQFASGSRAVLNPMAAMFGGIVGQEVVKACSGKFHPLNQFFYFDSVESLPTYPLEPQDLKPSNNRYDAQVSVFGSKLQKKMEEANTFVVGSGALGCEFLKNLALMGVSCSSKGKLTITDDDIIERSNLSRQFLFRDWNIGQAKSTVAATAASAINPSLHIDALQNRACPDTENVFHDTFWEGLDVVINALDNVNARMYMDMRCLYFQKPLLESGTLGAKCNTQMVIPHLTENYGASRDPPEKQAPMCTVHSFPHNIDHCLTWARSEFEGLLEKTPNEVNSFLSNPAQYAAAMRKAGDAQARELLERVSECLNKDRCSTFDDCISWARLKFEDYFLNRVKQLTFTFPEDAATSMGAPFWSAPKRFPRALQFSAADQSHLNFIMSASILRAESFGVAIPEWAKDTSKLADVVNKIAVPTFEPKQGVNIVTDEKASNLSSTSVDDVAVIEDLLAKLQEYAKMLPPGFQMKPIQFEKDDDTNFHMDLISGLANMRARNYSIPEVDKLKAKFIAGRIIPAIATSTAMATGLVCLELYKVIAGEHPVEDYRNTFANLALPLFSMAEPVPPKVMKHKETSWTVWDRWSVQGNLTLAELLQWFADKGLTAYSISCGTSLLYNNMFARHKDRLTKKVVDIAREVAKVDVPEYRRHLDIGVACEDEDENDVDIPLVSVYFR; encoded by the exons ATGCTCCCGTCCAAGAGGCCGTCCGACGCCGCGGCGGGGGACGAAAACGGCCGCGGAGGGGACGCCAAGAGGCCCAGGCTCGGGGAGAcggagggcgcgggcggcggcgggggcagTAACGGCGCCGCGCCGCAGGAGATCGACGAGGACCTCCACAGCAGGCAGCTCGCCGTGTACGGGAGGGAGACCATGCGCCGCCTCTTCGCCTCCGACGTCCTCGTCTCCGGGCTCAACGGGCTTGGCGCCGAAATTG CAAAGAATCTTGCCCTTGCTGGAGTCAAGTCTGTCACTATACATGATGTAAAAACTGTGGAGATGTGGGACTTGTCTGGCAATTTCTTTTTATCTGAGGATGACATTGGGAAGAACAGGGCTGCTGCTTGTGTAGCAAAGCTGCAGGAGCTGAACAATGCTGTTCTTATATCAGCTCTGACAGAAGAACTAACGACGGAGCACCTGTCTAAGTTCCAG GCTGTTGTTTTCACTGATATAGATTTAGACAAGGCTTATGAATTTGATGATTATTGTCACAACCACCAGCCTCCTATTTCCTTTATCAAATCTGAAGTCTGTGGCCTTTTTGGTAGTGTCTTTTGTGACTTTGGACCAAAGTTTACTGTTCTTGATGTTGATGGTGAAGATCCGCATACTGGTATAATTGCATCGATCAGCAATGATAATCCTGCCCTGATATCCTGTGTTGATGATGAACGGCTTGAATTCCAAGATGGTGATCTTGTTGTTTTCTCTGAGGTCCATGGTATGACAGAACTGAATGATGGAAAACCAAGGAAGGTTAAAAATGCAAGACCGTTTTCATTTAGCATCGAGGAGGACACAAGTAACTTTGGCATTTATGTAAAAGGTGGAATTGTCACACAAGTGAAGGAACCAAAGGTGCTATGCTTCAAGGCACTAAGAGATGCCATGACAGATCCTGGAGAAGTTCTTCTGAGTGACTTCTCAAAGTTTGAGCGCCCCCCTGTGCTTCATCTGGCATTTCAAGCTCTGGACAAATTTAAGAAAGACCATGGACGCTGCCCTGCTGCTGGTTGTGAGGAGGATGCTCATAGTTTTCTGAAGATTGCTGCTGCTATTAATGAAGCCTCAGCTGATCGCAAGCTGGACACTATTGATGAGAAACTATTCCGACAGTTTGCAAGTGGTTCTCGAGCTGTATTGAACCCTATGGCTGCGATGTTTGGTGGTATTGTTGGTCAAGAAGTTGTGAAGGCTTGTTCAGGGAAGTTCCATCCTCTCAACCAG TTCTTCTACTTTGACTCTGTTGAATCCCTGCCAACATATCCGTTGGAACCCCAAGACTTGAAGCCATCAAACAACCGCTATGATGCTCAGGTCTCTGTATTTGGTTCCAAGCTTCAGAAGAAAATGGAGGAggctaatacttttgttgtagggtCTGGTGCTCTTGGATGTGAATTCCTGAAAAACCTTGCGTTAATGGGGGTGTCTTGTAGCAGCAAGGGAAAGTTAACCATAACAGATGATGATATCATTGAGAGAAGTAATTTAAGCCGTCAATTCTTGTTCCGTGACTGGAATATTGGACAGGCAAAGTCTACTGTGGCTGCTACAGCCGCTAGTGCTATCAACCCCAGCCTTCACATTGATGCTCTCCAGAACCGTGCCTGTCCAGATACCGAGAATGTCTTCCATGACACATTCTGGGAGGGCCTAGATGTTGTCATCAATGCACTTGATAATGTCAATGCCAGGATGTATATGGACATGAGGTGCCTGTACTTCCAGAAGCCACTACTGGAGTCAGGTACATTGGGCGCAAAGTGCAATACTCAAATGGTGATTCCTCACCTTACTGAAAATTACGGGGCTTCAAGAGATCCTCCTGAGAAGCAGGCGCCTATGTGCACAGTCCATTCTTTTCCACACAACATTGATCACTGCTTGACATGGGCTCGTTCAGAGTTTGAGGGTTTGCTCGAGAAAACGCCAAATGAAGTGAACTCTTTTCTGTCTAACCCTGCTCAATATGCTGCTGCAATGAGGAAGGCAGGTGATGCTCAAGCAAGAGAATTGCTTGAACGTGTCTCTGAGTGTCTTAACAAGGACCGGTGCAGTACATTTGATGATTGCATAAGCTGGGCCCGACTGAA ATTTGAGGATTATTTCTTAAACCGCGTGAAGCAGCTCACATTCACTTTTCCTGAAGATGCTGCCACTAGTATGGGTGCTCCTTTCTGGTCTGCCCCCAAGCGCTTCCCCCGTGCACTGCAGTTTTCAGCTGCTGATCAATCTCACCTTAACTTCATCATGTCTGCTTCGATATTGAGAGCGGAGTCATTTGGGGTTGCTATACCTGAATGGGCAAAGGATACTAGTAAGCTGGCTGATGTAGTAAACAAAATTGCAGTTCCTACGTTTGAGCCAAAGCAAGGGGTTAATATTGTGACAGATGAGAAGGCATCGAATCTTTCCAGCACCTCAGTTGATGATGTCGCCGTTATTGAAGATCTTCTGGCTAAGTTGCAAGAATATGCCAAGATGCTACCTCCAGGATTCCAAATGAAACCTATCCAATTTGAGAAG GATGATGACACCAACTTCCACATGGATTTAATATCCGGATTAGCAAACATGCGTGCAAGGAACTACAGCATCCCAGAGGTGGACAAGCTGAAGGCCAAGTTCATCGCAGGCAGGATCATCCCGGCCATTGCAACCTCAACCGCCATGGCCACAGGACTCGTGTGCCTCGAGCTGTACAAGGTCATCGCCGGCGAGCACCCCGTCGAGGACTACCGCAACACATTCGCGAACCTCGCCCTCCCACTCTTCTCGATGGCCGAGCCGGTCCCGCCCAAGGTCATGAAGCACAAGGAGACGAGCTGGACCGTGTGGGACCGGTGGTCCGTCCAGGGCAACCTCACCCTCGCCGAGCTCCTGCAGTGGTTCGCCGACAAGGGCCTCACCGCCTACAGCATCTCGTGCGGCACCTCCCTGCTGTACAACAACATGTTTGCGAGGCACAAGGACCGGCTGACCAAGAAGGTGGTCGACATCGCCAGGGAGGTGGCCAAGGTGGACGTCCCCGAGTACCGGAGGCACCTGGACATCGGCGTGGCCTgcgaggacgaggacgagaacGACGTCGACATCCCCCTCGTGTCGGTTTACTTCCGCTAG
- the LOC119353146 gene encoding ubiquitin-activating enzyme E1 3 isoform X1 — protein MGCLRRLLRRGLRAMLPSKRPSDAAAGDENGRGGDAKRPRLGETEGAGGGGGSNGAAPQEIDEDLHSRQLAVYGRETMRRLFASDVLVSGLNGLGAEIAKNLALAGVKSVTIHDVKTVEMWDLSGNFFLSEDDIGKNRAAACVAKLQELNNAVLISALTEELTTEHLSKFQAVVFTDIDLDKAYEFDDYCHNHQPPISFIKSEVCGLFGSVFCDFGPKFTVLDVDGEDPHTGIIASISNDNPALISCVDDERLEFQDGDLVVFSEVHGMTELNDGKPRKVKNARPFSFSIEEDTSNFGIYVKGGIVTQVKEPKVLCFKALRDAMTDPGEVLLSDFSKFERPPVLHLAFQALDKFKKDHGRCPAAGCEEDAHSFLKIAAAINEASADRKLDTIDEKLFRQFASGSRAVLNPMAAMFGGIVGQEVVKACSGKFHPLNQFFYFDSVESLPTYPLEPQDLKPSNNRYDAQVSVFGSKLQKKMEEANTFVVGSGALGCEFLKNLALMGVSCSSKGKLTITDDDIIERSNLSRQFLFRDWNIGQAKSTVAATAASAINPSLHIDALQNRACPDTENVFHDTFWEGLDVVINALDNVNARMYMDMRCLYFQKPLLESGTLGAKCNTQMVIPHLTENYGASRDPPEKQAPMCTVHSFPHNIDHCLTWARSEFEGLLEKTPNEVNSFLSNPAQYAAAMRKAGDAQARELLERVSECLNKDRCSTFDDCISWARLKFEDYFLNRVKQLTFTFPEDAATSMGAPFWSAPKRFPRALQFSAADQSHLNFIMSASILRAESFGVAIPEWAKDTSKLADVVNKIAVPTFEPKQGVNIVTDEKASNLSSTSVDDVAVIEDLLAKLQEYAKMLPPGFQMKPIQFEKDDDTNFHMDLISGLANMRARNYSIPEVDKLKAKFIAGRIIPAIATSTAMATGLVCLELYKVIAGEHPVEDYRNTFANLALPLFSMAEPVPPKVMKHKETSWTVWDRWSVQGNLTLAELLQWFADKGLTAYSISCGTSLLYNNMFARHKDRLTKKVVDIAREVAKVDVPEYRRHLDIGVACEDEDENDVDIPLVSVYFR, from the exons ATGGGGTGCTTACGGCGGCTGCTGCGCAGGGGCCTGCGCGCCATGCTCCCGTCCAAGAGGCCGTCCGACGCCGCGGCGGGGGACGAAAACGGCCGCGGAGGGGACGCCAAGAGGCCCAGGCTCGGGGAGAcggagggcgcgggcggcggcgggggcagTAACGGCGCCGCGCCGCAGGAGATCGACGAGGACCTCCACAGCAGGCAGCTCGCCGTGTACGGGAGGGAGACCATGCGCCGCCTCTTCGCCTCCGACGTCCTCGTCTCCGGGCTCAACGGGCTTGGCGCCGAAATTG CAAAGAATCTTGCCCTTGCTGGAGTCAAGTCTGTCACTATACATGATGTAAAAACTGTGGAGATGTGGGACTTGTCTGGCAATTTCTTTTTATCTGAGGATGACATTGGGAAGAACAGGGCTGCTGCTTGTGTAGCAAAGCTGCAGGAGCTGAACAATGCTGTTCTTATATCAGCTCTGACAGAAGAACTAACGACGGAGCACCTGTCTAAGTTCCAG GCTGTTGTTTTCACTGATATAGATTTAGACAAGGCTTATGAATTTGATGATTATTGTCACAACCACCAGCCTCCTATTTCCTTTATCAAATCTGAAGTCTGTGGCCTTTTTGGTAGTGTCTTTTGTGACTTTGGACCAAAGTTTACTGTTCTTGATGTTGATGGTGAAGATCCGCATACTGGTATAATTGCATCGATCAGCAATGATAATCCTGCCCTGATATCCTGTGTTGATGATGAACGGCTTGAATTCCAAGATGGTGATCTTGTTGTTTTCTCTGAGGTCCATGGTATGACAGAACTGAATGATGGAAAACCAAGGAAGGTTAAAAATGCAAGACCGTTTTCATTTAGCATCGAGGAGGACACAAGTAACTTTGGCATTTATGTAAAAGGTGGAATTGTCACACAAGTGAAGGAACCAAAGGTGCTATGCTTCAAGGCACTAAGAGATGCCATGACAGATCCTGGAGAAGTTCTTCTGAGTGACTTCTCAAAGTTTGAGCGCCCCCCTGTGCTTCATCTGGCATTTCAAGCTCTGGACAAATTTAAGAAAGACCATGGACGCTGCCCTGCTGCTGGTTGTGAGGAGGATGCTCATAGTTTTCTGAAGATTGCTGCTGCTATTAATGAAGCCTCAGCTGATCGCAAGCTGGACACTATTGATGAGAAACTATTCCGACAGTTTGCAAGTGGTTCTCGAGCTGTATTGAACCCTATGGCTGCGATGTTTGGTGGTATTGTTGGTCAAGAAGTTGTGAAGGCTTGTTCAGGGAAGTTCCATCCTCTCAACCAG TTCTTCTACTTTGACTCTGTTGAATCCCTGCCAACATATCCGTTGGAACCCCAAGACTTGAAGCCATCAAACAACCGCTATGATGCTCAGGTCTCTGTATTTGGTTCCAAGCTTCAGAAGAAAATGGAGGAggctaatacttttgttgtagggtCTGGTGCTCTTGGATGTGAATTCCTGAAAAACCTTGCGTTAATGGGGGTGTCTTGTAGCAGCAAGGGAAAGTTAACCATAACAGATGATGATATCATTGAGAGAAGTAATTTAAGCCGTCAATTCTTGTTCCGTGACTGGAATATTGGACAGGCAAAGTCTACTGTGGCTGCTACAGCCGCTAGTGCTATCAACCCCAGCCTTCACATTGATGCTCTCCAGAACCGTGCCTGTCCAGATACCGAGAATGTCTTCCATGACACATTCTGGGAGGGCCTAGATGTTGTCATCAATGCACTTGATAATGTCAATGCCAGGATGTATATGGACATGAGGTGCCTGTACTTCCAGAAGCCACTACTGGAGTCAGGTACATTGGGCGCAAAGTGCAATACTCAAATGGTGATTCCTCACCTTACTGAAAATTACGGGGCTTCAAGAGATCCTCCTGAGAAGCAGGCGCCTATGTGCACAGTCCATTCTTTTCCACACAACATTGATCACTGCTTGACATGGGCTCGTTCAGAGTTTGAGGGTTTGCTCGAGAAAACGCCAAATGAAGTGAACTCTTTTCTGTCTAACCCTGCTCAATATGCTGCTGCAATGAGGAAGGCAGGTGATGCTCAAGCAAGAGAATTGCTTGAACGTGTCTCTGAGTGTCTTAACAAGGACCGGTGCAGTACATTTGATGATTGCATAAGCTGGGCCCGACTGAA ATTTGAGGATTATTTCTTAAACCGCGTGAAGCAGCTCACATTCACTTTTCCTGAAGATGCTGCCACTAGTATGGGTGCTCCTTTCTGGTCTGCCCCCAAGCGCTTCCCCCGTGCACTGCAGTTTTCAGCTGCTGATCAATCTCACCTTAACTTCATCATGTCTGCTTCGATATTGAGAGCGGAGTCATTTGGGGTTGCTATACCTGAATGGGCAAAGGATACTAGTAAGCTGGCTGATGTAGTAAACAAAATTGCAGTTCCTACGTTTGAGCCAAAGCAAGGGGTTAATATTGTGACAGATGAGAAGGCATCGAATCTTTCCAGCACCTCAGTTGATGATGTCGCCGTTATTGAAGATCTTCTGGCTAAGTTGCAAGAATATGCCAAGATGCTACCTCCAGGATTCCAAATGAAACCTATCCAATTTGAGAAG GATGATGACACCAACTTCCACATGGATTTAATATCCGGATTAGCAAACATGCGTGCAAGGAACTACAGCATCCCAGAGGTGGACAAGCTGAAGGCCAAGTTCATCGCAGGCAGGATCATCCCGGCCATTGCAACCTCAACCGCCATGGCCACAGGACTCGTGTGCCTCGAGCTGTACAAGGTCATCGCCGGCGAGCACCCCGTCGAGGACTACCGCAACACATTCGCGAACCTCGCCCTCCCACTCTTCTCGATGGCCGAGCCGGTCCCGCCCAAGGTCATGAAGCACAAGGAGACGAGCTGGACCGTGTGGGACCGGTGGTCCGTCCAGGGCAACCTCACCCTCGCCGAGCTCCTGCAGTGGTTCGCCGACAAGGGCCTCACCGCCTACAGCATCTCGTGCGGCACCTCCCTGCTGTACAACAACATGTTTGCGAGGCACAAGGACCGGCTGACCAAGAAGGTGGTCGACATCGCCAGGGAGGTGGCCAAGGTGGACGTCCCCGAGTACCGGAGGCACCTGGACATCGGCGTGGCCTgcgaggacgaggacgagaacGACGTCGACATCCCCCTCGTGTCGGTTTACTTCCGCTAG